AAATGTGTTGAGAAAAATAGTAAATGGACTGAAAGAAGGCGTGTTAGGGACTTCTTAAATGGTCTTCATCCTAAGTTCGAGAGTAGGAGAGCAGCACTTTATGGTAGTGAGAAGTTGCCCAGTCTAGAGCAAGCAATTGCTGCAATTATAAGCGAGGAAACTCGGTTGAAATTGGAGACAACAGGACCCATGGCCCAAGGTGTCTCACAAAGGCGTTCAGCTCTCCTTGCTGTCGAGAGTGGTAATTATCCAAGACCAGGAGCAAATACTCATGAGAAGAAGTGCTTTGAATGTGGCCATCCAGGACACTTCAAGGCAGCCTGCCCACAACTAATAGGAGGAGGTCGTGGTAGAGGCCTGGACTGGCATGGCAGAGGACGTGGTCGCGGGCTTGATGGACGTGGTGGTGGTCGTGGAGGAGGTATGCGGTCAATAGGAAGGGCACACACTTCTGCTGTTGCTGAAGAACCATCTAGGATTGTGAGCATCGAGATGACCGCCGATGAGTTAGAGAAATGGCGTCAACTAAAGAATTTGAGCCTTGGTGATCTGCGGCCCTCGGAGACACATGCATCATCTTCGTCAGCCAACTTCGCTGGTAACAACTCTTCTATTATGGGGTGTAGTGATAATTTTACAACAGGGGCACAATGGTTAATTGACTCTGGTGCATCTAGACATATGGCTGGATCTAATAAGGATTTTTACAATTATATTTCTAATCTAAGAAGGGAAAGTGTAAAATTAGCTGATGGTTCTACTCAAGCGATTGTGGGGTCTGGAATGGTCAAGTGCAGTCCAAATATGTCACTTTCTTCTGTCTTGCATGTCCCCGCATTTCCAATTAACCTTTTGTCGATCAGCTGTATTACTGAAGAGCTGAATTGTGCTGCTATATTCTTTCCTACCTGGTGCATATTTCAGGAACTTGGGACTGGAAGAAAGCTTGGGACGGGGAGCATGCGTGATGGGTTATATTACCTGGATAATAAGATATTCCCTACTGTGGCTGCTGCGGTGTCCTCCTCACCCCTAGAAGAATTTCTACTTCAACATCGTCGCTTGGGACATCTATCTTTTGCTACTCTGGGTCAGCTCTACCCTAATCTTTATTGTAAAATTAGCAAGGAACAACTaatgtgtgatgcttgtcagtTCGGAAAGCAAACTAGGAGCTCTTATTTGTCATCTGATAATAGAAGTGATGTACCTCTACAAACTATACACTCAGATGTATGGGGTCCCAGTGGGGTGACATCGATAAATGGTTATCACTATTTTGTTACATTCATCGACTGTTGCACTAGAACTACTTGGGTCTATGTTTTGCGTCATAAGAGTGATGTATTTGAATGCTTTAGAGATTTTCATAATATGATTAGGACCCAATATTGTGCATGTGTGAAGGTACTACGTTCGGATAATGGTACCGAGTATGTGAACAAAGAACTTGATGAATATCTATCAAGTTACGGAATTATCCATCAGACTACCTGTCCGGGTACATCTGAACAGAATGGACTAGCAGAAAGGAAAAATAGGCATCTCCTAGAGATTGCTCGGTGTATGATGTTTGCCATGAATGTCCCAAAGTTTTTGTGGAGTGAAGCAGTCATGACTGCGGCCTACTTGATGAACAGGATGCCATCCAGGGTGCTTGGGTACAAGACACCAATCGAATGTCTAACCGGGGACACTACATATGTGGTTCCACCAAAAGTATTTGGGTGTACATGCTTTGTGAAGGATTATAGGCCTTCAGTTGGTAAGCTAGATCCAAGGGCATTAAAGTGTATATTTGTGGGGTATTCTAGTAAGCAAAAAGGTTACAAGTGTTGGTGTCCTTCGGAAAGAAGAATGTTCGTGAGTATGGATGTGGTATTTAGAGAACATGAACCATTTTATGGGGAACCAACAGACTTAACTGATGTGTTTCCTGATTTGTTTACTGATAACCTGTTAGATGCAGATTGTGGGATAGGGGGAGACAAGGAAGAGGGAGATGATGACACAACATCAAAAGGGATGATAATTGGGGTAATCCGTGCAGAAACTGAAGAAGAACAAAGAAAGGGGGAGCAGTATGATACATCAAATGCAGCACCCCGATGGCCAAAACCAAACGAGGAAAGGGAGATGCAGGTGTATACACGAAAACAACATACCCAGGAACAAATGCAAGTGTTGGAACCTGAAGCTGAGGCTTATGGACAACAACATGAGCAAGAGCAGGAAGCTGACCAACAAGATGATACTCAAAGTCAACCTGATGACTCCATACCTTCCTCAGACAGTGGTAACATCTCTTCTCAATATGATGACCTTGATGTTCCAATAGCTCATAGAAAGCAGCCACGGTCTAAGGCTGGGAAGTTGCCCTCTAAATTGGATCCATATAATGTCTCTAGCTATGTCTCTTATGACACTGTTGGTCCTTCTTATAAATCCTTTATCGCAGCACTGGATTCCGCGGGACCCTTACCACGGGACTGGCAGGAGGCAAAGTCGAACCCAAAATGGAGGGCAGCTATGATAGAGGAGATGACAGCACTTGACAAGAACAATACTTGGGTACTCACTACTCTTCCTCCTAATAAAAGGGTTGTTGGTTGTAAGTGGGTATTTACCTTGAAACAAAATTCAGAGGGACAGGTAGAAAGGTATAAAGCCAGATTAGTGGCAAAGGGGTATAGTCAAACTTATGGAGTCGATTATGATGAGACCTTTGCACCAGTGGCGAAAATGAACACCATTAGAGCTCTCATATCTATAGCTGCAAATAATAAGTGGAAATTATTTCAAAtggatgttaaaaatgcttttcttcatggggATCTGCATGAAGAGGTTTATATGGAGATTCCCCCAGGGTTTGGTACACAAGAGACAGAGGGAAAAGTGTGTAGGCTGAAAAAATCTCTATATGGTTTGAAACAGTCACCTAGAGCATGGTTTGGACGATTTAGAAATGAGATTTGTTCTATGGGATTTAAACAAAGCAATGCTGATCATACCTTATTTTACAAGCATAATCATGATAGAGTTACTGTGCTTAttgtatatgttgatgacatagtcATTACAGGGAATGATGATGGTGagatctcttggttgaagaaggcaCTGGCAAGGTCATTTGAAGTTAAAGACCTGGGCTATCTTCACTATTTCCTTGGGATCGAAGTAGCATATGGTGTACAAGGTATTTATCTCTCACAAAGGAAATATGTGATAGATTTACTCAATGAAACTGGAATGTTAAATTGTAAACCAGCAGTCACACCAATTGAACTTAATCATCGCATAATTGCTGACTCTGGGGATTCTGTGGATAAACAACAGTACCAGCGATTGGTTGGGCGACTTATATACTTATCACACACTAGACCAGATATTGCATATGCCGTAAGTGTGGTGAGTAGATATATGCATGACCCACGGTCTATTCATATGGATGCAGTAAACAGAATCCTTAGATATCTTAAGGGTTGTCCTGGGAAAGGAGTACTGTTTTCTGCTCATGGACATCTGAATATTGAGGGATATACCgatgctgattgggctgggtgTTTAGATGACAGAAGGTCTACATCAGGTTATTGTATGTTTGTTGGTGGCAATCTAGTTAGTTGGAGGAGCAAGAAGCAGAGTGTAGTTGCAAGGTCTACGGCTGAGGCTGAGTTTAGAGCAATGGCATCTGGGTTATGCGAGTTAATGTGGTTAAAAATGCTACTAACAGAACTTCATCTGCTTGGTGGTGTACCCCTCCAACTATATTGTGACAATCAAGCTGCAGTTAACATTGTCCACAATCCAGTTCACCATGATAGAACTAAGAATGTAGAAATAGATAGACATTTCATCAAAGAAAAACTAGATGTGGGGATTCTGCAAGTTACTTATGTTAAGTCTGTAAATCAGTTAGCAGATGTATTGACAAAGGGGTTGAATGTTGTATCTTTTGTTAAGAATTGTAGCAAGATGGGGCTTATTGATATCTTTGccccatcttgagggggagtgttggtAGGACTCACTTGTAATTGTGGAACTGTAGAGGGTGAAAACTGTAAAAGCACCTGTATATACATCTTGCATCTGGGAATGAATCAGATAGAGTTCTCCAGAGAaatcttctcctcctctctctcgtgACCTTCCTCTCACCCGAGCCTCACCCAGGATCTACAACATCACCTTTCCTTTTCCTTCTGTCGAGGAACACTTTCACAAGCTCTTGCCGCTTTGGACTGTGCCAAGTTGGCCTGTCGCAGTGTCCCCTTCGTTGACGCCTTTCACAAACAGCCGCACGCTTCCAAAGCTTGTCTTGTTGCTTTGCATGCCACCCCTTAATCTGCCTCCCTATAGTTAGCTCGCCTTCTATATATACACGGCAAAGCCCTGTTCCTCTACAGCCACTACCAGCTCAACTGCCTCAACACCAACTGCAAGGAACAACAACAGAGTCATCGGAGTGAGACTAGCTTCCATTTGCGACCATGATCAAACTGAGGTGCCCCAACCCTAGGAAGCTCTTCAGGAGGAGCTCCTCTAAGATTAGCAGGTctagtagcagcagtagcagcagcaacaacagcaacagcgaCAACGGCAGCGATGCCTCTGGTGGtatccggggcggcggcggcagcggggagaTCGAGTGGGAGGTGCGCCCGGGGGGCATGCTGGTGCAGAGGAGGGAGTGTAGGGGGGACGTCGAGGTCATCACCGTCAGGGTGGCCACCGGCTACTCCTGGCACGAGGTCTCCATTGGAGCTACCTGCACTTTTGGTGAGTACTTTCGTCTTTGCAAAGCTAATTAACAAAAGTTGATTTGATTTTTGTAGAGAATATATGAATGTGAGCAGTGTCTGATTGTTAGAATGTGTGTGTTCTTGGAAAGTGGTTCATTTGGTCATGATTCCTTTCGGGGCTTTAGGCACGATATAAAAGCTTGAGTGATCGTGGGTGTGCCATGCATGCACTCTGGCAAACTTCTTACATAATTCACTTGTGTTAGGCACGATATAAACAGCGAATTTTCAGACATGGTCAACAATGCTAGTTCAGTTGTTTCACTGTGCAACGTACCTAGTTCTAGTTGGCTAGTTCCATCTTGTAGTCTTACTGAACACTGAAACTAGTTAAGGAGCATCTTTACAAGAATAACTAGACAGGTCTAAACGTTTATTTTGACAACTAGGCACGTCCCTGTTCGCACAGCCAGATGCGCTGATTTTACTACTCCTACCGTTTCTCCGAGTTGAACCGTGTGAGCTCCTGAACCTTCGCATGGTGATGTGGAGATGTGCTTGTCCATGAGCAAGGTCTCCTCCTTGCTCCAGTAATAAAACAGCTGATGACAAGGATCAGTGCTGTGCCACGCCCTCCTTCCTCACAGCTGCACCCTCTCCTTACTAAATCATGGAGTTGTCCTTGTAATGGTTTGCCAAGAAAATGCACGGACATGTCTGAACAACGACCTGCAATGTGGCAGGCTTCCTGCCGTGCCAGCATGCACACGATGGTTCAGTGTTTTTTTAGTACAAAGCATAAGCTCATTGTGTTTTTCTATAGCTAAATAATGTGCACACGATGGTTCAGAGTAGGAACCCGAGTGGAAATTACCTCCACCTTGTTTGCTAGTACAAAGCAACCACTGAATATAAACTAAGtagattcgcaaaaaaaaaacagaataTAAACTAAGTACACTTCGTTGGATCAAGGTCTAACACgtgttatgaaaattaatttgtgCAGGTGAGCTGAAGGTGGTAGTGTCCATGGTGACGGGGCTGGAGCCGAGGGAGCAGAGGCTGCTGTTCAGGGGCAAGGAGAGGGAGGACAGCGACCACCTCCACATGGTTGGGGTgagggacaaggacaaggtgctgCTCCTTGAAGACCCTGCCCTCCAGGACATCAAGCTCCGGGCCGCGCCCGCGGCCCAGGGCGTGCAAAGCCCGTATCAGACATTTATCAAGGTGTAGGCCGGCCCGCCTCACCCACCTCGCTAACAGTTAGGGTAAATCAAATCAATCATACCATCAGCCAGTCAGTCTCAAAAAAAGTAGTTAAAAGAAACTTATTTGGGAGCCTGATGCATGGCGTGGTTCGCTGCTATTGATCATCCGTGTACTACCAACTTTTAACTAGTTAATTGCATGATTGTGCAATTTGTAGCCGGTTGCAAGTTTTTTAAGTTCGTTCTTTTCTAGATAATGTAAGGGTTAGGCTCCCAGAGTTGCAAGTCTAAGTGTGGATGTCATGCATGTTAACAAGTTAGATCAGAGAGTGCAAGCTTAGATGGATGACATGTATCAATGTGTCATGACACGTGTTCACACTTAAGTTGTGGAGATTTGTCAACGGGGTCTTGGACATAATACACTTGAGTTGCTTGCGAAGCCAGAATGAATGGTTCATCGGACACCAGAGTAAAACAAATGCTTAGAGTTCACATTTGTGATGCCAAATTTATCAACTCTTACCCACTTGTCATGTACGGGGTTGTCAAACCAATCAGATATTATCACAATAGATACATAGTAATGGGGTGATGGAGCTCCTCAAGAAGCTGGCACAACTAACAGGCCTCGACAACGACATTGGCGACGACCCCATACTCCACCTCGGCGCTCAACTGGAAACAATGAGTTGAAGTTTTGAtgaccaagatatgaaattatctCAAAAAATACGCAAAACCCCTAGGTGGGGCGTTGCGTGTTAGGACAGAAATCCAAGGTtcctttcctcaaaaaaaaataTCCAAGGTTCCTTCACCATACATGACAATCCTTTTGACGAGATTTAAGTGAGAAGAGAGGAGCTTGCATGAACAAGCAAGCTTGTTGAacaatgtttttttttgaaaaggaggataacccccggcctctacatcagaatgatgcatgcagccatatattATTAAAAATGCAAAATCTAGCAGCTAAACAAACTCGACTCggaaataagatgaaaaacaaactCTGAGGCCGAATACCTCGCGACAGTAACTTCCCCAGATATCCACTAACCCTATGTTACAAGACACAACAGAAATGAAAAATACATAACTACTAGgctacgccttcaagaaggaatcgCCGCACGTGCGCCGATGATGGCGAGTCCACTACAAGGTAGAACTCCGGATTCTCATCCCCAAAGTCAAGCTTCAATCCGCCACCTTCAACAAGGACACGACGCAGGCACGCAACGACATAGCCCGATCTGAGATCTTGTGTTTCCACCGGAGTGCATAAAATCGTCGTTGAAGCCTCTTGTACCATCCGCCCTTATCCTTCGATCGACGCCTCGATAGCCAGATATCTCTGGAGAAGACAACGGAAGACAAAGATGTCCCATACCACCTGCCTCCCTCTACCGCCGCACCACCTTAGATCCAATAACAACAGGCTAAACATGAGCCCTCCACCAAAGCCACCGTGCATCATATGCCGATAGCAGGCATGACTTGATGTCTCCACATAAGACGACGTGCATAACATCCGCCGATAGCGCATCCACCGGTGGCTTCACCTTCCGGCGACAGGCACTGCCTGACAACTCCGAAAGAGTCATATGTGTCACCTGCCGAGCCGCATCGAACCCAATCTGTTGATGGAAGGGACGTCCCATACTGCCACTAGCCTCAGAAGGCTGTCACCACCTCGAGATCTAGACCCCGAGTCGCCCACACGACCCCGGAGTCTGCCGCCGTTGATGAAGAGGGGTCGAGTAATGGTCCTGTACTGCAACAGCGCCGGTGATACTATGATAAATTGTCGAGTTGTTTAATAGGTCACCGAAAGAAGCAGAAAGTTAGATCTCTTCTTACTTCCTTGCCAatttcgactagcgaggtgggaatCTTGGCCTTTCAAATTAGCTTTCTATTATCTACTGAAATTTCTGAATGCAAGAGCGCACAATCCATAGAGTCGACTGTGAAAAACTCAGATGTGGTGAGATCCAGTGAAAGACATCTCATCCTTGTGCGAGGTTAATCAAATTCAATCTAAGGAGAAGATTCTGCCATGACAAAGCCAAAGGCCACACAAATCCCATCTCAAAGAAATATCCGGAGAGGATGAGCTGAGCACATGCGCCTGCATTCCAGATGctcttaccaatttaccatgcAACTCAACGACCTTGAATCCTTGATAGCACCTACGACAGAGCTACCCAtacaatccaatccaatccaatctgCGGCTAACCAACTGCGCTAATATTTTCTACGCTTCTTCTACAATCTCAGACGGATCGCTCTGCAACAAGGATCGACATACCTGCGTGGCGCGATATCCTCATCAGGTGGATCGAGCCACCAGCCAAGATTGCCGCCGCACACGACGGGCCGGGGAATCCGAATCGATGGCAGGCGCCGGCCGCGCGCATGTGGCTTCAGAGCCTCCGTGTCATGGAGACACAGGCTTAGCCCGAGAATAATGCAGTTTCTGAGGCACCAGGACAAACTGAAGATCATCGTTCTTAGGGTTATCCTGCACACGTTTGGTCGATCGTTCTCTAGACCACATGCATGTGGCTGGTGGAGTCGATCCTTGGAAGCTAGTACTACCAGTAATTATATCACGTAGGACAGAAACCGGAAAGATGCTAGTGCATGCGTGATGATGAGTTTGGCGATGTTCGATCTGCTCTTGAGGATCGATCGATGTCGCCTTCTACTTGTTTTGACGGAGTCGATGCTTGTTTGCTAGCTGTGGAGTTGATGCTTGTTTGCTAGCTGTGCAATTGGGACTTTGCATGCGTCGAGCTAGTTTGGTTCCTtcacctgcaaaaaaaaaaaaaaaaaaaaaaaaaaaaaaaaaaaaaaacctagtTCGATTTCGTCCGGGGGATGTTTTTATTAAGGTTGGTAGTTTCTTCAGTTTCATACCTGAGCGACTGAGCCAGGGCGCCTGCATCTGGACTAGCCAAACCAAAGCACCTAATCCATGTGAGAATGTGAGATGTGCAATGCTGATGACTCATCACTAATGAATGTGCTTAAAGAACTAGAATTTCTCTCTTTGCTATTATGTTTTTTTAGGAGGTCAAGATGATATTTCCCTTCCTTTTCCCCCCTACTTCAGATCTGATTGTTATAAGCTCAGAATCTCAATTGCCTTGCCTAGATAAATTAATTTGCTTATTACATATTGTCTTTGTTTTGTTCAGTGCAAGCCAGCCGAGCTATACCTTTACACCTATAAATGATTGACACGCAAAGATCAGAACAGTATAAAAAACGATGAAACCTAAACAATTTCAGATGTTTGGACAATTCCAAGGTCCAAACCCTAATAATATATACTTGAAGCCCCACATGCTGCCTTAACCACCGCTAGACGCCCCAAAACATGAGAATCCAACCAAATACAAACCCTGGCCGGCTATAGCCTATAGGTAGCAACTGGGTTAATAATTTCAGATGTTTACACGTACAGTCTCGTCTCAATCATCACGCCATGAATCGAACCCTTTTTGCCCttgtgctgtgctgtgctgtgcGTGCTCATCAGCCGCGAGACACAAGCCGGAAAAACTTGCGACCAACCGCCATTACATTAATCCCGCTAGGTTTGTGTCCTAACCGACCACCCTAATCGTCGCGCGCATCATGCGTTTAATTTTCATTGGCCAACCCCCTAGTGTTCCATAATTCCATTGCGCGCGCACTGCAGTAGTATTATTCTGTAGTACTATCCATGCATATGCATCATTGCATGCATGGCCACTTTGCAACTCCCAAAACATTTCACTCACTTTAGGTTACAAAGCAGTGGTGGTCTGACCCAAGTGCCAAACCCGGTTGACCACTTCGGCGTGAACACGCACATTCAGTGGATCATCCTAGTTGGGACAGAAATATGGAGAACTGGAGATTGGGTTACTGGGAAAGAAAAGAAAGTCAAAGTAGAGCTACTTGTTCGGACTAAAAATAATCTCTGTTCACCTT
The window above is part of the Triticum aestivum cultivar Chinese Spring chromosome 2A, IWGSC CS RefSeq v2.1, whole genome shotgun sequence genome. Proteins encoded here:
- the LOC123185632 gene encoding BAG family molecular chaperone regulator 1-like, yielding MIKLRCPNPRKLFRRSSSKISRSSSSSSSSNNSNSDNGSDASGGIRGGGGSGEIEWEVRPGGMLVQRRECRGDVEVITVRVATGYSWHEVSIGATCTFGELKVVVSMVTGLEPREQRLLFRGKEREDSDHLHMVGVRDKDKVLLLEDPALQDIKLRAAPAAQGVQSPYQTFIKV